The Aquisalimonas asiatica nucleotide sequence GTCCGGCCCTGCTGCTTGCCGCGCGCCGCCTCCCGGCCCATGCGTGAGCCGGTGGAGCGGGGCAGCATGCCGTACTCGGCGGTCACCCAGCCGCGGCCCTTGCCGCGCAGGAACCCGGGGACGCTCTCTTCCACCGAAGCGGTGCACAGCACGCGGGTGTCGCCGAACTCCACCAGCACGGAGCCCTCTGCGTGCTTGGTGAACCGGCGTGTCAGGCGGATGGTGCGCAGTTCGTCGGGCTGGCGGCCGCTGGGGCGCATGGCGGAACCTCCGGGGTGGTTGAATCAGGGGCGCAGAGCGTAACACAACCGCGTTCGCGCGTGCCCGGGGATCCCGCCCTCCGCGCCGCGTGTGCCGGTTTTGCGCGGGCGTCAGAATGCGTAAGATACCAGTCTTCCGAGCGGGCGTTTCACCGCTCCATCCTGCCAGTCAGCAACAGGGCCACAGGGAGAAGGCGCCATGCCGCGCAGTATGACCGCGTTCGAGCGCCGGGAAACCCAGGGTGAGTGGGGTCGCCTGTCCTGGGAGCTCCGGTCCGTGAATCACCGGTACCTGGACGTTCACCCGCGTCTGCCGGACGATCTCCGCCAGCTGGATACCGCCGTACGCGAGCGCATCGGCAAGCGTCTCGGGCGCGGCAAGGTGGAGTGCAGCCTGCGGTTCGAGGCCGCTGCGGCGTCCACTGATGTGCAGTTGAACTGGGAGTACGTGGACCAGCTGCTCGCAGCGACCCGTGAGCTCAACGTCCGGCTGCACGGCGCGGCGCCCATACCGGCCACGGACCTGCTTCGCCTCCCTGGCGTGCTGCAGGAGCAGGGGCGCGATCTGGAGCCGGTCAAGGAGGCGGCCCTGAATCTTCTGGACGAGACCCTGGACGGTTTCGTGGCGACGCGGGAGCGCGAGGGTGAGCGGCTGGCTGCCATGATCGGCGAGCGGGCCACGCAGCTCCAGACGCTGGCCAGCGACATCCGTGCGCGCATGCCCGAGATCAACCAGCGTGTGCGGCGCAAGCTGGAGCAGCGCCTGGCGGAACTGGAGCAGCCCGCCGATCCTCACCGCCTGGAGCAGGAGCTCATCTACATCGCCCAGCGCATGGACGTCGCCGAGGAACTGGATCGCCTGGAGGCGCATGTGCAGGAGATTCAGGCCGTGCTGCAGCGGCAGGAGCCCATCGGCCGGCGGCTCGACTTCCTCATGCAGGAGCTCAATCGCGAGGCCAATACACTGGGCTCGAAATCCGCCGCGCTGGAGACCACCAATACCTCCGTGGACATGAAGGTGTTGATCGAGCAGATGCGCGAGCAGATCCAGAATCTGGAGTGAGGACCCCGACCCCATGATCGGCACGCTGTATATTGTTTCCGCGCCGTCGGGCGCCGGCAAGACCAGCCTGGTCAAGGCGCTGGTGGATACGGTTCCGGGGCTGAGCATCTCCGTGTCCCATACCACCCGGCCGCGGCGGGATGGTGAGCGGGACGGCATCGACTACCACTTTGTCGGTGCGGAGACGTTCCGGGACATGATCGCTGCCGGCGACTTCCTGGAGCATGCGGAGGTGTTCGGCAATGCCTACGGCACCGCGATCAGCGCCGTGCAGCGGCAGCTGACGGCCGGAACCGACGTCATCCTCGAGATTGACTGGCAGGGCGCCCAGCAGGTGCGCCAGGCCATGCCCGAGTGCGTCTCCATTTTCGTGCTGCCGCCCTCTCGCCAGGAGCTGGATCGCCGGCTGCGTGAGCGCGGGAAGGATCCGGAAGAGGTCATCGCCCGTCGCATGCGCGAGGCGGTGAACGAAATGTCCCACTACGACGAGTACGACTACCTGGTGGTCAACGACGCCTTCGGCCACGCACTGGACGAGCTGGTCTCCATCGTGCGCACACGCCGGCTGCGGCTGGTGGCACAGCGTGAGCGCCTTGCCGGAACCCTCGCCGACCTGCTCGCCTGACCGCCGCCTGACCGGGCGGCCGCGGGGTTGTAACCTCTGGCAGCACTCCCGTGGTGCATGATCTGACCGTTCATGGTGCGGGGCATCACACTTGCCCCGTGTTTAAGGTACACTGAATCAGTAGCTTTCTGTCTCAAGGAGTTTTTTCATGGCACGCGTTACCGTCGAGGATTGCCTCGAAAACGTTGATAACCGTTTCGAACTGGTTCTGGTGGCCACCAAACGGGCACGGCAGCTGTCGAACGGACTGGAACCGCGCGTCCCGCTCGAGAACGACAAGCCGACCGTGCTGGCGCTGCGCGAGATTGCAGGCGCCCATGTAGGCCCTTCCATTCTGGAAGAGGATCTGGAGACGGAGTATCAGGTCGCGGCCGAAACCCAGCCCACTCCGGAGACGCCGGACGAGAACTGAGGTGATGCTTGGCCCGTGTTGACCCACTGACGGAGGCGGATGAACCAACCGGCGCTGACCCGAGCCACCGGATCAGCGAGCTGTGTTCTTTGCTCGAGACCTATCTCGAGCCCGAGCACGTGCAGACGGTTTATCGCGCCTACCGGTTCGGGGCCAGAGCGCACGAGGGCCAGCGGCGCCTTTCGGGCGAGCCGTACATTACCCATCCCGTGGCGGTGGCCAAGGTGCTGGCGGAGATGCGGCTGGACTACCAGAGCATCGTCGCCGCCATACTCCACGACGTCATCGAGGATACGCCCACCGCCAAGGAGCAGATCGCGTCGGACTTCGGCGAGGAAGTGGCGGAAATTGTCGACGGGGTCTCCAAGCTCACCCAGATCCACTTCGAGAGCAAGGCCGAGGCCCAGGCGGCGAACTTCCGCAAGATGATGATGGCCATGTCCCGGGATATCCGGGTCATCATCATCAAGCTGGCGGACCGCCTCCACAACATGCGCACCGTCTGGGTCATGCCGCCCCACAAGCGGCGTCGCATTGCCCGGGAAACCCTCGATATCTACGCCCCCATCGCCAACCGCCTT carries:
- a CDS encoding YicC/YloC family endoribonuclease translates to MPRSMTAFERRETQGEWGRLSWELRSVNHRYLDVHPRLPDDLRQLDTAVRERIGKRLGRGKVECSLRFEAAAASTDVQLNWEYVDQLLAATRELNVRLHGAAPIPATDLLRLPGVLQEQGRDLEPVKEAALNLLDETLDGFVATREREGERLAAMIGERATQLQTLASDIRARMPEINQRVRRKLEQRLAELEQPADPHRLEQELIYIAQRMDVAEELDRLEAHVQEIQAVLQRQEPIGRRLDFLMQELNREANTLGSKSAALETTNTSVDMKVLIEQMREQIQNLE
- the gmk gene encoding guanylate kinase gives rise to the protein MIGTLYIVSAPSGAGKTSLVKALVDTVPGLSISVSHTTRPRRDGERDGIDYHFVGAETFRDMIAAGDFLEHAEVFGNAYGTAISAVQRQLTAGTDVILEIDWQGAQQVRQAMPECVSIFVLPPSRQELDRRLRERGKDPEEVIARRMREAVNEMSHYDEYDYLVVNDAFGHALDELVSIVRTRRLRLVAQRERLAGTLADLLA
- the rpoZ gene encoding DNA-directed RNA polymerase subunit omega; the protein is MARVTVEDCLENVDNRFELVLVATKRARQLSNGLEPRVPLENDKPTVLALREIAGAHVGPSILEEDLETEYQVAAETQPTPETPDEN